From Candidatus Methylacidiphilales bacterium:
TTGCTGCCCGCTTCCGTCTGGTCCTCCACAAAATCCCAACTCCAGACATGGTTGGCTCTCATGGCTTGTAGGCGTAACGCCGTGCTTTGTCCCACACGCCGCATCTTCCTTTGTCTCTTGCTCACTTTCAATCCTTCCTGACGCCGCACCCGCTGCACGCGCTTGGCATTGATTTTCCAACCATCACGCCGCAGCAACGCCGTTATCCGCCGATAGCCACCCGTTGCCACGTTTGTGTTACCGAAGGGATCATATTCATAATGGGCAACGACAGAGCCGGAGTTGTCCAAAACTTCGCTCACGTTGCCATTTGCATCATAGCTAAAATTGCTGAATGCTGAAGTCGGAATGCTGACTGAGGAGAGGAGACCTCCGACTCCGCCGGCGCCTTGCAGGCTGCCGCTCAAATCCAATCCCCAGGTAAACGTGTCCAAACGAACGAAGGATGAATTCAGAACATTGAAGGTGACTGCGAGATTCCAATTGTCGTATAAAAACTTCTCGTCCTTGGTCACGGACCAGCCACCATTATAGGTTGATACCGTCTTACGCACACGGCGTGACTGCCCGTCATACACATTTTCAACCTTTTTATCCCCACTGACAGGAACAGCGGGTTCTATCACGATGAGCCTGTTTTCCGCGTCCCAGGTTAGGTTCATGATCTTGCCGTCGCCCACTGCAAGATGGTGCTACTCATTGGTGTTGTTTGGCTTGTGTATTTTCATCCAAAATTCCTATTGAGCTGAAATAGTCCTTTATTTTTCTACCTTTCTCTCCACGGGGAATTCTGGCTTTCAAGCTCTCATCCTCTGGAACATCGAGGCAAGGATTCATAGTACGTCCCAAAGACCTCATCCTTAACTCGTTTATTTCATTGGAACTTAACGGACGCTTTAGTGAAATAATCTCGGTAGAGTAGTCGATACAGTATGCAGGAATACTAGCGACAAAATAAAATGGGACGGACATGAATAATATCACAGCAAAGGTAATCCTTTTATTTGAACAAAACAAATGCAGCAGCAAAGAGAACAACAAAAAGAACAATGACCCGTAAAGTGAATGGCTGTAATTAATGCCATCCTTCTGCGATGCTATCGGATCATCTAATAACATAAATTTTGTCATATGATAGTATATGGCAATATAATATGCGCTTATAGAAAATAAGCACAAAGAAAACAATAGACTTATATAAAACGAAAGCCTGTTAAATCTTTTTATTATGTTCATAAACTACAATCCACCCTAATGGTTACACACAACATAGCCTTCAGCTTTGTTGTCTTTAACCGGTCCTGTAAAGTTAATGTCAAACCTCGCTATAAGCCCGGCAGTCTGGGCAGCACGAGCTGTGCTCACCAGCGCTTCAATTTCCTCGCCTCTACTTGGGTCGGCATTAAAATCAAAGTTGTCCGTCAAGGGTTCAGTGGTTCCATCATATTTCCATCTAATTTTATTTCCGGACTGTTCTGTATTTTTTATTACCCCCTCAAGTTTCACATTGATCCTGCCAAGTGTAAGGTGCTGCGTCAGCACGCCATCAACCTCGTCTTTAACTTTTACTTCTTGTTTGCATGGGCATAATTCCATCGCCTTTTTATCCAGGAATTTAGAAATCCCGGAATTAGTGCTATCGACCTTGACCTCTTTGGATTCAATTGTCAATGGAGGCGCGTTATTCCCTATTAAGGAAAATGCGCCCAGAATTGTAGAAGGCCTTGCCCAGAAAAGAGCGTGATTGCGCACTTTTGCGTCAAGTTCTGTTCCCCACAATCCATAATAGTCCACTCTGTTAACGGGATCATTACTAACAAATCCATACAAATTTGCTCCACCCTGTTCCTCCATCGAATCCCTGTTTGGCCACCGTCCCAACTCCGGCGAATAGAACCGATAGCCGTAATATAAGAAGCCGCTCTCTATGTCGGTGAACTTGGTCGAAAAGCGGAAAACATTCGTTTCAGCATAGGAACCGCTGGACGTGGTGGCATTTCCAAATGGGTCATATTCGTAATGGGCCACAACAGAATCGGAGCCGTCCACCAATTCTGAGACGTTCCCATTGACATCGTGCGTGTAGGCGTAAGAAATCGAAGTTGGAAGGTAGGAAGTAGAAGACAGCAGACTGCCAGCCAAATCTTGACCCCGAGTGAATGTTTCCACCCGTTGGTTTGTGTTGGCATTATAAATTGCTGTTAGGTTCCACGCATCGTAAAGGAATTTCTCGTCCTTCGTGACAGACCAGGAGCCGTTGTAGGTGGAGACTGTTTTCCTGACTCTCCGGCTTTGACCGTCATAAATGTTTTCGATCTTCTTATCGCCGCTTTGCGGCACGGCAGGTTCAATCGACAGGAGGCGGTTTTCCGCATCCCAAGTGAGATTCATGATCTTGCCGTCAGAGGGCCTCGCGTACTGCGTCATGTTTCCGTCGTCGTCGTAGCTGAGAGCCGACGGCTGACTGCTGATAGCCGTGTACTGGTTTAGCGAGTTAACCGTGTAACTCGTGGTCACTGTGTTAGCAGTGGCTGATGTCCTATTCCCAATCGGATCATACGCATAGGTCCTGTCTAACGTATTGTTCGTATCATTGTCAGAGCCGGTGAGTTCGCCGACAGTGTTGTAGGCAAAGGTGTCGGTGGAGCTTGCTGCAAAGGCCGTGCCTTGCTGAGCACGACTGCTGCGTTGGCCGAGGCGGTTCACGGTGTAATCGTACTGCGAAATTACCGTACCCACCTTAAAGCCGGCGCTGCGGCCCGGGACCAAATTGCTCCCTGATCCCTGATACTTCCTACTTAGGATGCGGTTGTTGTAGAAAGTGCCATCCAAGGTTTCCTTATCCGGTAGGAGGACTGTGGTGTAACTATATGTGGTGGTACCAGTGGCATCGCTGACGGTTTTTCGGGCGCCAAGGGCAACGCCAACTTCGCCTGACGCAGAGGAAGGGCTTGTTGTAGCGAATGACGCCGGGGCTGAGTTCGTCGCTGAAGTCGAACGAGATTTCCGGCACAAATATCTTCACTGGGTCATGGCTTTACCACAGGTGGGTTGCCCGCGCCTTCCGCAGAAGTTTCGTCAATCGCTTCCACCCGCACATGATCGAACCAACTGACTCCGGGCGGATAATAGACAAACAGCATCACCTTGAACTCTGTCACGGTAGGACGGTGTTTGGTGGGATGAAAAATGCCCGAAAATTCCTTCCATTCACCCTTGCTGTTGCAGTCAATCACCCCCTCATACAGCCGCTTCTGCCTGCCGCCAAGATCTCCATACGCCCGAAACCACAGCTTTCCCGCCGTCCCTTTCTCTGACATGAAATCAAACGATACCTTATACGCTTTCCCCGGCTCAATCGGAACCGCGTCCGAATAAAGCGAGAGTCCGTATGTCTCCGCAATCGCGTTGCCTTTCGGGTGCGGGAAAACCCACTGGGCCAGCCCCGCCTTCGTGTAACT
This genomic window contains:
- a CDS encoding RHS repeat-associated core domain-containing protein, with product MNRLGQRSSRAQQGTAFAASSTDTFAYNTVGELTGSDNDTNNTLDRTYAYDPIGNRTSATANTVTTSYTVNSLNQYTAISSQPSALSYDDDGNMTQYARPSDGKIMNLTWDAENRLLSIEPAVPQSGDKKIENIYDGQSRRVRKTVSTYNGSWSVTKDEKFLYDAWNLTAIYNANTNQRVETFTRGQDLAGSLLSSTSYLPTSISYAYTHDVNGNVSELVDGSDSVVAHYEYDPFGNATTSSGSYAETNVFRFSTKFTDIESGFLYYGYRFYSPELGRWPNRDSMEEQGGANLYGFVSNDPVNRVDYYGLWGTELDAKVRNHALFWARPSTILGAFSLIGNNAPPLTIESKEVKVDSTNSGISKFLDKKAMELCPCKQEVKVKDEVDGVLTQHLTLGRINVKLEGVIKNTEQSGNKIRWKYDGTTEPLTDNFDFNADPSRGEEIEALVSTARAAQTAGLIARFDINFTGPVKDNKAEGYVVCNH
- a CDS encoding IS3 family transposase, which translates into the protein MGDGKIMNLTWDAENRLIVIEPAVPVSGDKKVENVYDGQSRRVRKTVSTYNGGWSVTKDEKFLYDNWNLAVTFNVLNSSFVRLDTFTWGLDLSGSLQGAGGVGGLLSSVSIPTSAFSNFSYDANGNVSEVLDNSGSVVAHYEYDPFGNTNVATGGYRRITALLRRDGWKINAKRVQRVRRQEGLKVSKRQRKMRRVGQSTALRLQAMRANHVWSWDFVEDQTEAGS